In the Streptomyces cinnamoneus genome, GCGGCCCTCGCCGCGCGCGGCACCCAGGAGCGGCTGAGCGCCCTCGCCCAGCAGACCGTCGTGCGGGAGCAGACGGCGCTCGCCGACTTCCGCCGGCTGGCCCCCGGCGAGCTGCGCGAGGAGTACGCCCGTACCGTCGGCGGACCGCAGGTCGCCGCAGCCGAGGCCCGGCTGGCGCGGCTCGCCGTGCGGCCCCAGCCCTCGGCGGCCGACGTGGAGCGGCCCGGGCCCGTACGGGCCGAGCTGACCGCCCGCGTCGACCAGATGCGCGGTGTGGAAACCGGCCTCGCCACCGAGGAGATGGCCCGCCTCGCCGGCCTGCGCGACCACGACGTGACCGCCCTGGAGGTGCGCTGCGTCCTCGCCGCGCTGGGCTTCCTGCTGGTCCTCGGCGTCAGCGTGCAGACCGCGCGCTCGATGACCCGCCCGCTCGCCGCGCTGCGGGCGGGGGCACGGCGGGTGTGCGCCGACCCGGTGCCCGCCAAGCCCGTCGCCTTCCACGGCCGCGACGACGAGTTCGCCGAGATCGCCCGGTCGCTCAACGTCCTCCACGGCACCGTCGTCCGGCTGCGCGAGCGCATCGGGCTGCTGGAGGGCGAGCGCACCCGGATGGACGTGGCCCGCCAGGACCTCGCCGACGAACGCGACGTGCTGCGGGCGAAGTTCACCGAGGTCACCGAGCAGATGTCGGGGCTCTCCGGGCGTGTGCACAGCACGTACGTGAGCCTCTCCCAGCGCACCCTCGGGCTGGTCGAGCGGCAGCTGACCGTCATCGAGTCCCTGGAGGCCCACGAGGCGGACCCCGACCGCCTGGAGGTCCTCTTCAAGCTCGACCACCTCGCCACCCGCATGCGCCGGCACAACGAGAACCTGCTCTCCCTCGCCGGTGTCGAGCACCACAGCAGCCACACCGCTCCCGTGCCCCTGCTGGACATCCTGCGGGCGGCCGTCAGCGAGATCGAGCGGTACGAGCGCGTGCGCATCCACTCCCTCCCCGCCCGGTCCCAGCTCGCCGGCTTCGCCGCCGACGACATCAGCCACCTGGTCGCCGAACTGCTGGAGAACGCCACGGCGTTCTCCCCTCCCGACGTCCAGGTCCAGGTCTCCGGATGGCTGCTGGAGAACGGCGAGGTGATGCTCTCCATCCAGGACGAGGGCATCGGCATGGCCCCCGAGCGGCTCGACGAGCTGAACGTCCTGCTGGCCGAGGCCGACCCGGAGCACCGGCGGACGGAGTGCGCCGAGAGGGGCGAGCCCGTCATGGGGCTCGGGCTGTACGTGGTGGCGCGGCTCGCGGCCCGGCACGGGGTCCGCGTCCAGCTGCGCGAGCAGCGGCCGGGCGGCATCACCGCGGTGGTCGTCCTGCCCTGCCACCTGCTGCCCGCCGAGTCCCCGGCCCTGTCCGACCCGGCCGCCGCGCCCCCGGTGCCGGGGGCCGCGCGGACGGTGCCGCACGTGGACCTGCCGGGGGTGGTGGCCGAGTCCAACTCCCACACCATGCCCGGCCGCTCCCCCCTGTCCCACGCGCACCGGCACACCGCGCCGGTGTTCCAGCAGGACGAGCAGACCATCCAGCTCACGACCGTGCGCCAGCCCCCACCGGGCCCCGTGTCGCGCCAGACACCGCCGGCGGGCCACGACGACCCGCGCTCGGCCGCGGGCCGGCACGCCCGCCCGGGACCGGCGTCGTACGCGGGCGGGGCGTCCCACCAGGCGATGTCCCACCAGACGCACGAGGGCAGCAACCGCGTGCACCAGGGCCATCAGGGCCCCCACACACCACCGGGACAGCAGGGCTTCGGGAGCCGGGGGCCGCAGGGCCACGGGCCCGCCGCGGTGCCCCACCCGCGCCCCGCGCCCCGGCCGGACCCCGTCGTGGGGCCGCTGAGCGGGATGCACGGCGGACCGCACGGCGGCCCGCACGGCGGCCCGGCGGGCGGCGGGCTGACCGGCACCGGCCTGCCCAGGCGGACGCCCCGCGTCGTGCCGCAGAAGCCGGTGCCGCTCAGCGTGCGGCAGGGCGTGGACGCCGAGGCCCTGCGCCGCAAGCTCGCCGGCTTCCAGCAGGGCGCCCGTGAGGGACGGCGCGACGCGGAGGCGGAGGCGGCGGGGTACGAACGCGGCCGTGCACGGGGCACGGACCGGACACGAGCGGGGGCGCCGGACGAGGGCGGCACTGTAGAGGAGGCACGCGGGTGACTGCATTTTCCCGGGGGACGACACCCCTCACCCCCATCGACACCGCAGGTGTCACTGCCCTGGGGCTGAGCGACGAGGCGCGCAGCCTGCACTGGCTGTTGACCGACCTGGTGGAGGAGGTGCCCGGCGTGCTGTCCGTCGCCGTGGTCTCCTCCGACGGGCTGCTGTTGCTGTCCTCCTCACCGGAGCGCACGGCACCGGCGGGCCCGGCGGGCGCCCCGCAGCCGTGCGGCGCGCGCGGGACGGAGGGGCCGCGCGGCTCCACCGCCGACCTCGCCACCATCGTGGCGGGCCTCGGCAGCCTCACCACGGGCGC is a window encoding:
- a CDS encoding sensor histidine kinase, which codes for MSDTGQGHQGGTGPTDDSRLRAPVRKKRLRGGQREQQTTGVPERTARVRNRLIASVAVVSLTALGAAAFGIADAIRDLGDSRRLAALAKADVSAVALAHSLADERDTMTEYVAAGRGAASTSPAVTEDQRARVDRQIAAFRRVAPASLRHRLDGLPEVRRLALTGPGDAPATSAAYSAVVRALHDVSADLGHGLPARAQSGGALALPELGRAVEAASGARGLHLAALAARGTQERLSALAQQTVVREQTALADFRRLAPGELREEYARTVGGPQVAAAEARLARLAVRPQPSAADVERPGPVRAELTARVDQMRGVETGLATEEMARLAGLRDHDVTALEVRCVLAALGFLLVLGVSVQTARSMTRPLAALRAGARRVCADPVPAKPVAFHGRDDEFAEIARSLNVLHGTVVRLRERIGLLEGERTRMDVARQDLADERDVLRAKFTEVTEQMSGLSGRVHSTYVSLSQRTLGLVERQLTVIESLEAHEADPDRLEVLFKLDHLATRMRRHNENLLSLAGVEHHSSHTAPVPLLDILRAAVSEIERYERVRIHSLPARSQLAGFAADDISHLVAELLENATAFSPPDVQVQVSGWLLENGEVMLSIQDEGIGMAPERLDELNVLLAEADPEHRRTECAERGEPVMGLGLYVVARLAARHGVRVQLREQRPGGITAVVVLPCHLLPAESPALSDPAAAPPVPGAARTVPHVDLPGVVAESNSHTMPGRSPLSHAHRHTAPVFQQDEQTIQLTTVRQPPPGPVSRQTPPAGHDDPRSAAGRHARPGPASYAGGASHQAMSHQTHEGSNRVHQGHQGPHTPPGQQGFGSRGPQGHGPAAVPHPRPAPRPDPVVGPLSGMHGGPHGGPHGGPAGGGLTGTGLPRRTPRVVPQKPVPLSVRQGVDAEALRRKLAGFQQGAREGRRDAEAEAAGYERGRARGTDRTRAGAPDEGGTVEEARG
- a CDS encoding roadblock/LC7 domain-containing protein, producing the protein MDTAGVTALGLSDEARSLHWLLTDLVEEVPGVLSVAVVSSDGLLLLSSSPERTAPAGPAGAPQPCGARGTEGPRGSTADLATIVAGLGSLTTGAAALMDGGVVKQTMVAMDGGGLFVMTISDGSLLGVHTAPDCDMSIVAYQMALFVGRAGHVLTPELRRELRQSVEAVG